The DNA region CCCGTAATCATGTCCTCCAAATTTAATATGACCCAAACATAATTAAACTTTATCTCTGATAAACATATTTTAGGTAATTATCATTTTGATTCAGGTTTAATCATAAATAATGGCTTTGCCTTGTTCCCGTTACTTTTTTAAAGCTAGAAGCATATTATTTATTTCCTCATCGGAATGTCTATCCCATGACCCTAATTCAGCAATTATTTTCAAAGGAGACTTTGACCGATATGAACGTGTAGGGTTACCGGGATATCTTTTGTCCGTTAAGTTTGGATCATTTTCAAAATCGCCTACTGGTTCTACAATATAAATTCTTTCCTTAAAGCTAGATGTTGCCAATTCAGCACCCCATTTTGCAGCTTCTAATGTTGCTGTAAAATAGATATAGTTGGATTTTTTATCTTGGTAATTTGATAGATGTTGTGGTTCTAAAAAGTCTCCAATTTTCAACTCTGCTTTAGTACCATGAAAAAAAGGGCCGTTATCTAATATATCCTGCTTGTTATCCATATATATTCACCTCTTATATCGTTATATTTACAGCTTTCGTTCCGATAATGCCTTTTCTAAATCCAAAAAAGAGTAAGGATATTTATTTCTTGTGCAGAATCCTGATAATACGGTTATATACGATTTCCGACAGATTCCAAGTGTATCCGTCAAAATTAGTTGTGTTCACAAATTGAATAACTACTGTATCAATATCTTGGTGGTATTTGGCAATACTCTGATAGCCGGGAATCAATCCAGTATGGCCATACTCGTATATTGAAGAATAGATTGCTTCTTCCCCTTCATCAAACAATGACCCATCGTTTAATGCCCTTAGAAATATACCCACATCTTCTGCTGACGCTATCATTGAGCCATAATCATCCGTTTTAATATCTTCCTCAATGCCAACGTAGTAACCACTCATCACATCGTTCATATTCACATCATGCATCGAACCGAAAGTATTTTTTAGCCCGAGAGGGATCAGAATTTCCTCTTTGATGTATTGGAATTTGCCATAACCCAATACCTTTTCAATGATTTCAGATAGCAATAAATAATTGGTATTTGAATATTCGTAATCTTCACCAGGTTCAAATTTAGCCGGCAAATCAAGTACGCGTTCAAGTGCTTCCTTATTGTTTTCTGGTGGGTTTGTCCAGAAATCTGGAGCGTCCGTCAAATTAGGAATGCCACTTCGATGCTGCACCATCATTTTCAAGGTTATTCTTTCTGCATTTTCAATTCTTCCCTCAAGTTCAGGAAAGAAATCAACGAGTGTTTTATCCAAAGACAAGCCTTTATCATTTACCAATTTGGTGATAGCAACAGCATCATATAACTTACCAATACTTGCAATCTTAAATAATGAATGGGGATCGGCTGGTATTTTGTTCTCCCTATTTTTCCAACCTGAAGCATAAAAAGTAGGTTCTTTTCCTCCTTGGTCCACATAAACAATAATGCCATCAAATCCGAGTCCAATTGCTTCATTAACCTGTTCTTGAACAGTTTCCGGTAATGGCGCTAACCATGCTCTCACCAAAATCCATGGCACGAAAAACATGGATATTACGGTTGCAATTGCCAAGATTATTCTAAGTATTCTTTTTATTTGTTTCTTTTTTGACATTTACGATTTCCTTTCTAAGCCGTCTTGAAATTTATAACAACTATAATGGCAAATAAAATTCTTAGCATTGACTTAAATCAATGCACTCTCTTTTTTATACTGTCATAATACAGCTATACCAACAATGAAAGGAGCACTATTAATGAAAACTTCTAATAATAACCCAATACGTTTCTGGAGCATAACCTCCGGGATTTCTTTACTAATCATGGCCATAGCGGCTGGTTATGCCTATGGCTTCTCATTCAACCAAATCTATGTAGAAAATAATACTCTACAGACGATGACAAACATACAATCAAATAGCACCTTATTCTATTCAGGTGCTATTGTATGGTGTCTTATCCTTGCCACAGACATAATTGTCTCTTATGGATTTTACAGATTTTTGAAACCAATCCATAAGCCAATTGCTCTAATCTCAGGTTGTCTTCGGCTTACATACTCAGTCTTTTTAGCAATCGGTATCGCCTTCCTTTTCGGAAAAAACACTGAGCAATTTTTAAAAATGTGGTCACTTGGTTTGTTTATTATCGGCTTCCACCTTGTAATAACAGGTATTGGAGCCTTCTTAAGCACTGAAACACCAAAGTTATTTGGGGTTCTATTGATTATTGCAGGAATAAGCTATAGTCTAATCCATGGTCTTCAAAATTTTGTACCTCAGGCAATATCCCTTGCCGCATATATTGAATCTTTTCTTACTATACCTATGACTGTCGGTGAACTCTCTTTCGGTATATGGCTATTGATTAAAGGCGGTCGAAAAATCAATCAACAACCTTCAAATGACCCTGTCCCAGACGCCTCTTGATTCGACTCAATGATTCTGGTGTTAGACCTAGGTAACTGGCCAGTTGATAGCCAGGAACCCTGGTGAACAATTCAGGCCTTTTGCCCATCATGTGTTTAACTCTTTCTTCCGGAGTCATTCGTATGAAAGAGGCAAAAGTGTCCTGTAACTCACCCATGCCAGCCTGCATCAATTTCAAAACGATGTTTTCAAATTCAGGATACTTCTTAAGCTCACTGTCCTGCTCATCTAACTCACCAACAATCATGATAGAATCTTCCAGACATACGACAGAATAAGGTGATTCGATATTTTCACCTTCAGTAAATATGGTAATACTTTGGTTTTCTGTAAAAAAATCTGATGTCACCTCTTTGCCCTCAAGATCCACTGAAAATTTTCTTGCACACCCTTCTAGAATGAAGAAGCACTGTTTGGGAACATCCCCTTGTTCAATTAAAACGGTACCTTTTCTAAACAACTGCACAGGAATATGGTCCACCATCTCACGAAGGACCTTCACATCCAGTTCACTGTAGCTTTTTATAACATTAACAAGTTTGTCCAATATAGCGCTGCTAATTCTTTCTTCTTTCATCTGGCTATGCCTCCAATCTAGACCAACCGACCAGAAGGATGGTTCGAGACCACTGGTTCTAATTCAATATCCAACAGAGTTGGCGCATGGTCTTGCCTATCGCCAGAGTCCAGTATCTCGGATTTAATAATTCTATCCGCTAACCGATTACTAACGAGCCAATAATCA from Petrocella atlantisensis includes:
- the arr gene encoding NAD(+)--rifampin ADP-ribosyltransferase; translated protein: MDNKQDILDNGPFFHGTKAELKIGDFLEPQHLSNYQDKKSNYIYFTATLEAAKWGAELATSSFKERIYIVEPVGDFENDPNLTDKRYPGNPTRSYRSKSPLKIIAELGSWDRHSDEEINNMLLALKK
- a CDS encoding serine hydrolase domain-containing protein, with amino-acid sequence MSKKKQIKRILRIILAIATVISMFFVPWILVRAWLAPLPETVQEQVNEAIGLGFDGIIVYVDQGGKEPTFYASGWKNRENKIPADPHSLFKIASIGKLYDAVAITKLVNDKGLSLDKTLVDFFPELEGRIENAERITLKMMVQHRSGIPNLTDAPDFWTNPPENNKEALERVLDLPAKFEPGEDYEYSNTNYLLLSEIIEKVLGYGKFQYIKEEILIPLGLKNTFGSMHDVNMNDVMSGYYVGIEEDIKTDDYGSMIASAEDVGIFLRALNDGSLFDEGEEAIYSSIYEYGHTGLIPGYQSIAKYHQDIDTVVIQFVNTTNFDGYTWNLSEIVYNRIIRILHKK
- a CDS encoding DUF4386 domain-containing protein gives rise to the protein MKTSNNNPIRFWSITSGISLLIMAIAAGYAYGFSFNQIYVENNTLQTMTNIQSNSTLFYSGAIVWCLILATDIIVSYGFYRFLKPIHKPIALISGCLRLTYSVFLAIGIAFLFGKNTEQFLKMWSLGLFIIGFHLVITGIGAFLSTETPKLFGVLLIIAGISYSLIHGLQNFVPQAISLAAYIESFLTIPMTVGELSFGIWLLIKGGRKINQQPSNDPVPDAS
- a CDS encoding Crp/Fnr family transcriptional regulator; this encodes MKEERISSAILDKLVNVIKSYSELDVKVLREMVDHIPVQLFRKGTVLIEQGDVPKQCFFILEGCARKFSVDLEGKEVTSDFFTENQSITIFTEGENIESPYSVVCLEDSIMIVGELDEQDSELKKYPEFENIVLKLMQAGMGELQDTFASFIRMTPEERVKHMMGKRPELFTRVPGYQLASYLGLTPESLSRIKRRLGQGHLKVVD